The Thermanaerovibrio acidaminovorans DSM 6589 genome contains a region encoding:
- the arsM gene encoding arsenite methyltransferase translates to MGDIRDEVRRKYAEAIAGGCCCASGGCCSGGGPDVITGGNYRPEDLPPLLRDMDVPTFGCGNPIAIGSLKPGEVVLDLGSGAGLDVMLAALKVGPSGRVYGLDMTDEMLARAEENRRRAGLENVIFIKGHMEEIPLPDRSVDVVISNCVVNLSPDKGRVFREAFRVLRHGGRLAISDVVLLRPLPEAVLRSVSAWTGCIAGALPVEEAERQVRIAGFEDVDVRVVKVYSFSPSEARGLFPHLSDDELPLVDGAAGSALITGRKG, encoded by the coding sequence GTGGGGGACATAAGAGATGAAGTGCGGAGGAAATACGCGGAGGCCATCGCCGGGGGGTGTTGCTGTGCCTCCGGTGGGTGCTGTTCTGGTGGGGGGCCGGATGTGATAACCGGGGGCAACTATCGCCCGGAGGACCTTCCCCCGCTACTTAGGGATATGGATGTACCCACCTTCGGGTGTGGGAACCCCATCGCCATTGGGTCCCTTAAGCCCGGGGAGGTGGTGTTGGACCTGGGTAGCGGTGCGGGGCTTGACGTGATGCTGGCGGCGTTGAAGGTGGGGCCCTCCGGCCGGGTGTACGGCCTGGACATGACCGACGAGATGCTTGCCCGGGCGGAGGAGAATCGACGGAGGGCCGGGTTGGAGAACGTGATCTTCATCAAGGGGCACATGGAGGAGATACCCCTTCCGGACCGGAGCGTGGACGTGGTTATCTCCAACTGTGTGGTGAACCTGTCCCCGGACAAGGGCCGGGTGTTTAGGGAGGCCTTCCGGGTCCTCCGGCATGGGGGGCGGCTCGCCATATCCGATGTGGTGCTGTTGCGCCCCCTGCCGGAGGCGGTTCTGCGCAGCGTTTCCGCCTGGACCGGGTGCATCGCCGGCGCCCTGCCGGTGGAGGAGGCGGAACGCCAGGTCCGCATTGCCGGGTTCGAGGACGTGGATGTACGGGTTGTGAAGGTCTACTCCTTCTCGCCATCCGAGGCCCGGGGGCTGTTCCCCCATCTATCCGATGACGAGCTACCCCTGGTGGACGGAGCCGCCGGCAGCGCCCTCATCACCGGCCGCAAGGGATGA
- a CDS encoding leucyl aminopeptidase family protein — translation MDFVCFSGSTLPDGVKGVLVLVREGEAPAFPGCPAFASALASAETLKGKPKDRALGLSPEGLWVAMAGVGGASSVEVMTSVAEGLRSLAAKGCESVAVVSSFMDRERSVSVAEGAVLGLYRFDRYKAKDPDERFKLPSRVHVMAGDHQAMAEGAVLGAAQNYARDLANEPGNVITPSELARRALELAERCGCEARVLDEVQMREMGMNAILAVGAGSANPPRLIHLVRRVDSPKAKVALVGKGLTFDSGGLNIKPGDSMRTMKGDKSGACTVLGAFLAACELDLPVELHVVVAAVENMPDGGSYRPDDIIRTYSGKTVEVVNTDAEGRLTLADALHYACSQGVDHVVDVATLTGACVVALGENTAGLFTPDDLLSSQLEVAFRSCGERVWRLPIDDEQLKEELKSPVADMTNCGSRYGGAITAALFLKEFVSDSVKWAHLDIAGVDAVKKTRGVLVEGASGFGVRPLVRWVKGL, via the coding sequence ATGGATTTCGTATGCTTCAGCGGTTCCACCTTGCCCGATGGGGTCAAAGGGGTATTGGTGCTGGTGAGGGAGGGGGAGGCCCCCGCGTTCCCCGGCTGTCCCGCCTTCGCCTCCGCACTGGCCTCGGCGGAGACCCTCAAGGGTAAGCCCAAGGATAGGGCCCTTGGCCTCTCCCCCGAGGGCCTCTGGGTGGCCATGGCCGGCGTTGGTGGGGCATCATCGGTGGAGGTGATGACCTCCGTGGCGGAGGGGTTGAGGTCCCTGGCCGCCAAGGGCTGCGAGTCCGTGGCGGTGGTCTCCTCCTTCATGGACCGGGAGCGCAGCGTCTCCGTGGCGGAGGGGGCGGTGCTGGGGCTCTACCGGTTCGACCGCTACAAGGCCAAGGACCCGGACGAGAGGTTCAAGCTCCCCTCGCGGGTCCACGTGATGGCCGGTGACCACCAGGCCATGGCGGAGGGGGCGGTTCTGGGGGCCGCCCAGAACTACGCCCGGGACCTGGCCAACGAGCCGGGCAACGTGATAACCCCTTCGGAGCTGGCCAGGAGGGCCCTGGAGCTGGCGGAGCGTTGCGGTTGCGAGGCCCGGGTGCTGGACGAGGTCCAGATGAGGGAGATGGGCATGAACGCCATCCTGGCGGTGGGGGCCGGGTCCGCCAACCCCCCAAGGCTCATACACCTGGTCCGCCGGGTTGACTCCCCCAAGGCCAAGGTGGCCCTGGTGGGGAAGGGGCTCACCTTCGACAGCGGGGGGCTCAACATAAAGCCCGGGGACTCAATGAGGACCATGAAGGGGGACAAGTCCGGGGCCTGCACGGTGCTGGGGGCCTTCCTGGCCGCCTGTGAGCTGGACCTGCCGGTGGAGCTTCACGTGGTGGTGGCGGCGGTGGAGAACATGCCTGACGGGGGCTCCTACAGGCCGGATGACATAATAAGGACCTACTCGGGCAAGACCGTGGAGGTGGTTAACACCGATGCGGAGGGCCGGCTGACCCTGGCGGACGCGCTCCACTACGCCTGTTCCCAGGGGGTTGACCACGTGGTGGACGTGGCCACCCTAACCGGCGCCTGCGTGGTTGCCCTGGGGGAGAACACCGCGGGGCTCTTCACCCCCGATGACCTCCTGTCGTCCCAGCTGGAGGTGGCGTTCCGCTCCTGCGGTGAGAGGGTCTGGCGGCTCCCCATTGACGATGAGCAGCTCAAGGAGGAGCTGAAGTCCCCTGTGGCGGACATGACCAACTGCGGATCCAGGTACGGGGGGGCCATAACCGCCGCCCTGTTCCTCAAGGAGTTCGTGTCCGACTCGGTCAAGTGGGCCCACCTGGACATAGCGGGGGTGGATGCGGTAAAGAAGACCCGGGGCGTCCTGGTGGAGGGGGCCAGCGGTTTCGGCGTCAGGCCCCTGGTCAGGTGGGTCAAGGGGTTGTAA
- a CDS encoding adenylosuccinate synthase: protein MKRGAEVIIGAQWGDEGKGRVVDAIADRVDLVVRYQGGANAGHTVITGDEKFVFHLLPSGMLYPGKVCVIGGGVVVDPDQLLAELSELREKGRDRARLVVSRNAHVVMPYHKMLDVLSERERSASQRIGTTSRGIGPCYVDKFARVGIRIGDLMDEEVLREKLTLNLESKNMVLTRIYGEKPLALDELLEKGLQWGRSLSPFVGDAYLEVNNALDQGKGVLFEGAQGTLLDVDFGTYPYVTSSSPTSGGACTGTGVGPNRIDRVIGVAKAYCTRVGEGPFPTELSDPIGDRLRSVGNEYGATTGRPRRCGWLDLVALKFSVMVNGLDCIALTKMDVLSGLEEIKVAVEYQLDGQRISHFPLDHRSLSRVTPVYRTLKGFGEDISACRSFDDLPKAARDYVAFIEEYCGVPVALLGVGPAREATIIRGL, encoded by the coding sequence ATGAAGCGGGGAGCTGAGGTAATAATAGGTGCCCAATGGGGAGATGAGGGCAAGGGCCGGGTGGTGGATGCCATAGCGGACCGGGTGGACCTGGTGGTGCGCTACCAGGGTGGTGCCAACGCGGGGCACACGGTGATCACCGGGGACGAGAAGTTCGTTTTCCATCTTCTGCCGTCGGGGATGCTGTATCCCGGCAAGGTGTGCGTCATAGGCGGCGGCGTGGTGGTGGATCCGGACCAGCTGCTGGCGGAGCTGTCGGAGCTCCGGGAGAAGGGGCGGGACAGGGCCCGGCTTGTGGTGAGCCGCAACGCCCACGTGGTGATGCCCTACCACAAGATGCTGGACGTGCTGTCCGAGAGGGAGCGCAGCGCCTCCCAGAGGATAGGCACCACCAGCCGGGGGATAGGGCCCTGCTACGTGGACAAGTTCGCCCGGGTGGGCATACGGATAGGGGACCTGATGGACGAGGAGGTCCTGAGGGAGAAGCTTACCCTGAACCTGGAGAGCAAGAACATGGTGCTCACCCGGATATACGGGGAGAAGCCGTTGGCTCTGGACGAGCTGCTGGAGAAGGGGCTCCAGTGGGGTAGGAGCCTCTCCCCCTTCGTTGGGGACGCGTACCTGGAGGTGAACAACGCCCTGGACCAGGGGAAGGGGGTCCTTTTCGAGGGGGCCCAGGGGACCCTGCTGGACGTGGACTTCGGCACCTATCCTTACGTCACCAGCTCCAGCCCCACCTCCGGGGGGGCCTGCACCGGCACCGGCGTGGGGCCCAACCGGATAGACCGGGTCATAGGGGTTGCCAAGGCCTACTGCACCCGGGTGGGGGAGGGGCCCTTCCCCACCGAGCTGTCCGACCCGATAGGGGACCGGCTACGGAGCGTGGGCAACGAGTACGGGGCCACCACCGGCAGACCCAGGCGATGCGGTTGGCTTGACCTGGTGGCCCTTAAGTTCTCCGTGATGGTGAACGGCCTGGACTGCATAGCCCTGACCAAGATGGACGTGCTGTCCGGGCTGGAGGAGATAAAGGTGGCGGTGGAGTACCAGCTGGACGGCCAGCGCATATCCCACTTCCCCCTGGATCACCGGTCCCTGAGCCGGGTCACCCCGGTCTACAGGACGCTCAAGGGCTTCGGTGAGGACATATCCGCCTGCCGGTCCTTCGACGACCTCCCCAAGGCGGCCAGGGACTACGTGGCCTTCATCGAGGAGTACTGCGGGGTTCCGGTGGCGCTCTTGGGCGTTGGGCCCGCCAGGGAGGCCACCATAATAAGGGGGCTCTAG
- a CDS encoding ASKHA domain-containing protein — MPFCKVRLPGGDRVIPFDPGASLRDVLASCGLSLGTCGGRGTCGGCQVSVSGHLPPRDPREDRLPSGRRFACLTRPLGDVEVRLDEPGGARVVPLELRVEPRALPFQVELDRGSLGDFRDIRGAIGGLASKGGLHVREVSLPALRGALELLGMRRSHAMGWVLGGRVVLVAPQGVVPVGIAADLGSSNLDLAAVDLVSGVVMGRVRVENLQRRVASDLVSRLALALEGGLEELRSLLVRSFQVGLEKLLGVSGVEPRQVVAVYCGCNPVVGDLLAGLPPSGLAESPFIPSDFGVRRLCARALGLGLDCPLVILAGMGGFVGSDALALLYGTRDLDRVPCLLMDLGTNGEVVLDLGDRVLGASTAAGPAFEGYGISCGVPAGEGAVTAVRGSIGDMELEVQGGGEPMGICGSGLISLVSFLLREGLMDGSGKLKGPQFFELRPDPPLRVTQRDLRQFQLAKGAVRAAAELLLMEAGLSPHRVVRWVVSGLLGSSVGVDDLVRVGLMPFGVEERVEVEPNGVLVGLARALASGEDGLREVEDLSGMCRVVRLDGARHFNRVLMDSLGYQG, encoded by the coding sequence GTGCCCTTTTGTAAGGTTCGCCTGCCAGGGGGAGACCGGGTGATACCCTTCGATCCGGGGGCGTCCCTGCGGGACGTGTTGGCCTCTTGTGGGCTGTCGCTCGGGACCTGCGGCGGCAGGGGCACGTGTGGGGGTTGCCAGGTGTCCGTGAGCGGTCACCTGCCTCCGAGGGACCCAAGGGAGGACCGCCTGCCCTCGGGGCGCAGGTTCGCGTGCCTCACCAGGCCCCTGGGGGACGTGGAGGTCCGCCTGGACGAGCCCGGGGGTGCCCGGGTGGTGCCATTGGAGCTTAGGGTGGAGCCCCGGGCCCTGCCCTTCCAGGTGGAACTGGATAGGGGTTCCCTGGGGGACTTCAGGGACATCAGGGGGGCCATCGGGGGTCTGGCCTCCAAGGGGGGTCTTCATGTCCGTGAGGTGTCCCTCCCAGCCCTTCGAGGGGCATTGGAGCTCCTGGGGATGAGACGGTCCCACGCGATGGGATGGGTCCTGGGGGGCCGGGTGGTCCTGGTGGCCCCCCAGGGGGTGGTTCCGGTGGGGATCGCCGCGGACCTGGGGAGCAGCAACCTGGACCTGGCGGCGGTGGACCTCGTATCCGGGGTGGTTATGGGCCGGGTTAGGGTGGAGAACCTGCAGCGCCGAGTGGCCTCCGATCTGGTGAGCCGCCTGGCCCTGGCCCTGGAGGGGGGGCTGGAGGAGCTCCGGTCCCTGCTGGTAAGGTCCTTCCAGGTTGGGTTGGAGAAGCTACTTGGTGTGTCGGGGGTGGAGCCCCGGCAGGTGGTGGCGGTCTACTGCGGCTGCAACCCGGTGGTGGGGGATCTGCTGGCGGGGCTTCCGCCCTCGGGGCTGGCGGAGAGCCCCTTCATTCCCTCCGACTTCGGGGTGAGGCGCCTCTGTGCCCGGGCTCTGGGGCTGGGGCTGGACTGTCCGTTGGTGATCCTGGCGGGCATGGGGGGGTTCGTGGGCTCCGACGCGCTGGCCCTCCTCTACGGTACCAGGGATCTGGATAGGGTCCCTTGCCTGCTGATGGACCTGGGGACCAACGGGGAGGTGGTCCTTGACCTGGGGGATCGGGTCCTGGGGGCCTCCACCGCCGCGGGGCCCGCCTTTGAGGGGTACGGCATATCCTGCGGGGTCCCCGCCGGGGAGGGGGCCGTCACGGCGGTCCGCGGGTCCATTGGGGATATGGAACTGGAGGTCCAGGGGGGAGGGGAGCCAATGGGGATCTGCGGCTCCGGGCTCATCTCCCTGGTGTCGTTTCTGCTCCGGGAGGGGCTCATGGACGGGTCCGGCAAGCTCAAGGGTCCCCAATTCTTCGAGCTCCGCCCGGACCCCCCTTTGAGGGTCACCCAGAGGGACTTAAGGCAGTTCCAGCTGGCCAAGGGGGCGGTGAGGGCCGCGGCGGAGCTGCTGCTAATGGAGGCGGGTCTCTCCCCCCATCGGGTGGTCCGGTGGGTGGTGTCGGGCCTCTTGGGCAGTTCGGTGGGGGTGGATGACCTGGTTAGGGTGGGTCTGATGCCCTTTGGGGTGGAGGAGAGGGTTGAGGTGGAGCCCAACGGGGTGTTGGTGGGGCTCGCGAGGGCCCTGGCGTCCGGGGAGGATGGGCTTAGGGAGGTGGAGGACCTATCCGGGATGTGTCGGGTGGTGAGGCTGGACGGGGCCCGTCACTTCAACCGGGTGCTGATGGATTCCTTGGGGTACCAGGGGTGA
- a CDS encoding GNAT family N-acetyltransferase, whose translation MIIADIRPCQAGHVPELERIDSLCGSPAWGRGPFLHHVASDAGGMVLGAFLKGELRGFLAWEMRGEEAWILRLGVHPEFRRLGLASQLICALEVLALSQGCARLCLHVRSWNHPARALYLSMGFRSMGVQEGYYSDGEAGELMTASLPLEVLEDL comes from the coding sequence TTGATCATAGCGGACATAAGGCCCTGCCAGGCGGGTCACGTGCCCGAGCTGGAGAGGATCGACTCCCTCTGTGGGTCCCCTGCCTGGGGCAGGGGACCCTTTCTCCATCACGTGGCGTCCGACGCGGGGGGTATGGTGTTGGGGGCCTTCCTGAAGGGTGAGCTGAGGGGCTTCCTGGCCTGGGAGATGCGGGGGGAGGAGGCATGGATCCTCAGGCTAGGGGTTCATCCGGAGTTCCGGCGCCTTGGCCTGGCCTCCCAGCTCATATGCGCCCTGGAGGTGCTGGCCCTGTCCCAGGGGTGCGCCCGACTCTGCCTTCACGTGAGGTCCTGGAACCATCCCGCCCGGGCCCTCTACCTCTCCATGGGCTTCCGGTCCATGGGGGTCCAGGAGGGCTACTACTCCGACGGGGAGGCGGGGGAGCTGATGACCGCCTCCCTGCCCCTGGAGGTTCTGGAGGATCTGTAG
- a CDS encoding NAD(P)/FAD-dependent oxidoreductase, whose amino-acid sequence MYDVIMVGAGPAGILAARELVKAGKRVAVVDKGRDIGSRHCPLKEGKVNRCVQCNPCNVVCGWGGAGAYSDGKLTLTPEFGGNLESYCGREELVRLIGQVDRVYVEHGASQELFSPDSNLAMSVMDRARRSGLQVIPATIRHMGTDRSKDILSSIMRELEGGADIILGKAVSEVLVEDGQVLGIRLSDGTELRSRMVMLAPGREGAPWMEEAVRRLGLEIESLPVDIGVRVEIPAAWAKEITDQFYEIKAILDTPTFDDKVRTFCMCPNGEVTTEYQTHHGILTVNGHSNRDEDKKTENTNFAILVSTQFTKPFKDPNGYGSHIARLANMLGGTVLVQRLGDLKRGRRSTHDRIARGLVRPTLKTAEPGDLSFVLPYRHLKGIMEMIEALDSLMPGINGNHTLLYGVEVKFYSLKLALSKDLETNIRGLYAAGDGAGVTRGVIQASASGIWAARAMLRKL is encoded by the coding sequence GTGTACGACGTGATAATGGTTGGAGCCGGCCCCGCCGGCATCCTCGCCGCCCGGGAGCTGGTCAAGGCGGGCAAGCGGGTGGCGGTGGTGGACAAGGGGAGGGACATAGGGAGCCGTCACTGCCCCCTAAAGGAGGGGAAGGTGAACCGGTGCGTCCAGTGCAACCCCTGCAACGTGGTCTGCGGCTGGGGTGGGGCAGGGGCCTACAGCGACGGCAAGCTCACCCTGACTCCCGAGTTCGGAGGCAACCTGGAGAGCTACTGCGGAAGGGAGGAGCTGGTCCGCCTCATAGGCCAGGTGGACCGGGTCTACGTGGAGCACGGGGCCAGCCAGGAGCTCTTCTCCCCGGACTCCAACCTGGCCATGAGCGTCATGGACCGAGCCAGGCGGTCCGGCCTACAGGTCATACCCGCCACCATAAGGCACATGGGGACCGACAGGTCCAAGGACATCCTCTCCAGCATAATGAGGGAGTTGGAGGGGGGGGCTGACATAATCCTCGGTAAGGCGGTCTCGGAGGTCCTGGTGGAGGACGGTCAGGTCCTGGGGATCCGCCTGTCGGACGGGACGGAGCTAAGGTCCCGGATGGTGATGCTCGCCCCCGGCAGGGAGGGGGCCCCCTGGATGGAGGAGGCGGTCCGGAGGCTGGGGCTGGAGATCGAGTCCCTGCCGGTGGATATAGGGGTGAGGGTGGAGATCCCCGCCGCCTGGGCCAAGGAGATAACCGACCAGTTCTACGAGATAAAGGCCATCTTGGACACCCCCACCTTCGACGACAAGGTGAGGACCTTCTGCATGTGTCCCAACGGGGAGGTGACCACCGAGTACCAGACCCACCACGGGATCCTCACCGTGAACGGTCACTCCAACCGGGACGAGGACAAGAAGACGGAGAACACCAACTTCGCCATCCTGGTGTCCACCCAGTTCACCAAGCCCTTCAAGGATCCCAACGGCTACGGGAGCCACATAGCCCGGCTGGCCAACATGCTGGGGGGAACCGTGCTGGTCCAGCGGCTGGGGGACCTCAAGAGGGGCCGCAGATCCACCCACGACAGGATAGCCCGGGGGCTGGTGCGGCCCACACTGAAGACCGCGGAGCCCGGGGACCTCTCCTTCGTCCTCCCCTACAGGCACCTCAAGGGGATAATGGAGATGATCGAGGCATTGGACTCCCTGATGCCGGGCATAAACGGCAACCACACCCTCCTATACGGGGTGGAGGTCAAGTTCTACAGCCTCAAGCTGGCCCTCTCCAAGGACCTGGAGACCAATATAAGGGGCCTCTACGCCGCCGGCGACGGGGCTGGGGTAACCAGGGGGGTCATCCAGGCCTCCGCCTCGGGCATCTGGGCCGCCCGGGCCATGCTGAGGAAGCTATAG
- a CDS encoding M16 family metallopeptidase, translated as MKHAIPLLVMGFLLVSWAPAFGAARVKAEPSIGGVTEYQLGNGLKVLLIRDPGASNVTVNVVYRVGSSDERDGQRGLAHLLEHLLFKGTPSHPDIPSEIAARGGRANGTTWTDRTCYFQTLPATMENLRWALSLESERMTSARITAEELERERGVVINELVRGENDPVSVLLNRLSSVAFDWHTYGNSTIGNRRDLETVSLDEVLGFYRSFVRPDNGVLVIASPFEDREVLGEVEARFGSIPRPSHPVPRRVSQELGKDGDRFVRLRQPGQFRAVGALYHGPAGSSPEAAAFQVLMEVMGLEPSGGLYRELVMKGLAGAVWAGSFLFRDSSMGLVLAQLPMDGNPDRAAEVMLSVLEDPSRIDQRDVEQAKQRLMKKMDLKYANPDDLAVELTEWISRGDWRLFFAHRRRLEMVSVEDVRRVASRYLVRDNRTWGIFEPSDRRVLISTDGPRDVEPGELSALGGLQEQGEAVGPSPEALEARTSRFRVSGLKGAVINKRTRGGWVYGRLGLNFGNLSDLEGRSVIGEVLSRYLGRGAGDLSREEVQREFDRLRASVSFSGSATGVTVDLKVPVENLEGVLALVARCLREPRFDEGELRVLKLEMRSEIEDQLDDPSVLAEEELDRAFNPYPVGDVRRPVPMAERLRAIDSVRLRDLRDFHRRFFGLVDGELAVVGPVEEGALMGMMSSLFGGWVPRATYERVPYPFVAVEGGRRRVEVPGKPNATVAAWAPLRLTQDSPDYPALLVAVNVLGGGWLDSRLARRIRHQDGTSYGVRLSLNAFDPDESARLEFWAIAAPGDVERVRESFYDEVRRALEGGFTAEEVSRAKAFILEGVKVDRSQDGKLVRRMERDLYLGRDFGWHRRMEEAVGAVTSDSALEALRRHLRGPEAFLLVEVGSFEGRP; from the coding sequence TTGAAGCACGCGATTCCTTTGTTGGTGATGGGGTTCCTGCTGGTGTCCTGGGCTCCCGCCTTCGGCGCCGCCAGGGTCAAGGCGGAGCCGTCCATAGGTGGGGTGACCGAGTACCAGCTGGGGAACGGTCTTAAGGTCCTTCTGATCCGGGACCCCGGGGCGTCCAACGTGACGGTGAACGTGGTCTATCGGGTTGGTTCCTCCGACGAGAGGGACGGGCAGAGGGGACTGGCTCACCTGTTGGAGCACCTGCTGTTCAAGGGGACCCCGTCCCATCCGGACATACCCAGCGAGATAGCTGCCCGGGGGGGCAGGGCTAACGGCACCACCTGGACCGACAGGACCTGCTACTTCCAGACCCTGCCGGCCACGATGGAGAACCTCCGGTGGGCCCTCTCCCTGGAGTCGGAGCGGATGACCTCCGCCAGGATAACCGCCGAGGAGCTGGAGAGGGAGCGGGGGGTGGTGATAAACGAGCTGGTCCGGGGGGAGAACGATCCGGTGTCGGTGTTGCTGAACCGGCTCAGCAGCGTGGCCTTCGACTGGCACACCTACGGCAACTCCACCATAGGGAACCGCCGGGACCTGGAGACGGTCTCTCTGGATGAGGTGCTTGGTTTCTACCGGTCCTTCGTTAGGCCCGACAACGGGGTCCTGGTGATCGCCTCCCCGTTCGAGGACCGGGAGGTCCTTGGGGAGGTGGAGGCGAGGTTCGGTTCCATCCCAAGGCCGTCGCATCCGGTGCCCCGGAGGGTGAGCCAGGAGCTTGGCAAGGACGGGGACCGGTTCGTTAGGCTCCGTCAACCCGGTCAGTTTAGGGCGGTGGGGGCCCTGTATCACGGCCCCGCCGGGTCGTCTCCCGAGGCGGCGGCGTTTCAGGTCCTCATGGAGGTTATGGGCCTGGAGCCCTCCGGTGGGCTCTACCGGGAGCTGGTCATGAAGGGGCTTGCGGGGGCGGTCTGGGCGGGTTCGTTCCTCTTCAGGGACTCGTCCATGGGGCTGGTCCTGGCTCAGCTCCCCATGGACGGGAACCCGGACCGGGCGGCGGAGGTCATGCTATCCGTCCTGGAGGATCCATCCAGGATAGATCAGCGGGACGTGGAGCAGGCCAAGCAGCGGCTCATGAAGAAGATGGACCTCAAGTACGCCAACCCGGACGACCTGGCGGTGGAGCTGACCGAGTGGATATCCCGGGGGGACTGGCGGCTGTTCTTCGCCCACCGGCGCCGGCTGGAGATGGTGTCCGTGGAGGATGTGAGGCGGGTGGCCTCCAGGTACCTGGTGAGGGACAACCGGACCTGGGGGATCTTCGAACCGTCGGATAGGCGGGTCCTCATATCCACCGACGGCCCCAGGGATGTAGAGCCGGGGGAGCTCTCGGCCCTGGGGGGTCTCCAGGAGCAGGGGGAGGCGGTGGGTCCCTCCCCGGAGGCATTGGAGGCCAGGACCAGCCGTTTCCGGGTGTCGGGCCTCAAGGGGGCGGTGATCAACAAGAGGACCCGAGGTGGGTGGGTCTACGGTCGGCTGGGGTTGAACTTCGGCAACCTGTCGGACCTGGAGGGTAGGTCTGTGATTGGGGAGGTCCTGTCCAGGTACCTTGGCAGGGGTGCGGGGGATCTCTCCCGGGAGGAGGTCCAGCGGGAGTTCGATCGCCTCCGGGCCTCGGTTAGCTTCTCCGGATCCGCCACGGGAGTTACGGTGGATCTGAAGGTCCCGGTGGAGAACCTGGAGGGGGTTCTGGCCCTGGTGGCCCGGTGCCTTAGGGAACCCCGGTTCGATGAGGGAGAGCTCAGGGTGCTCAAGCTGGAGATGAGGTCCGAGATAGAGGATCAGCTGGACGACCCGTCGGTTCTGGCGGAGGAGGAGCTGGACCGGGCCTTCAACCCCTATCCGGTGGGGGACGTTCGTCGTCCGGTCCCCATGGCGGAGCGGCTTAGGGCCATAGATTCCGTGAGGCTTAGGGACCTCAGGGACTTCCACCGTCGGTTCTTTGGCCTGGTGGACGGGGAGCTGGCGGTTGTGGGGCCGGTGGAGGAGGGGGCCCTCATGGGCATGATGTCCTCCCTCTTCGGCGGCTGGGTTCCCCGGGCCACTTACGAGAGGGTGCCCTACCCCTTCGTGGCCGTGGAGGGGGGGCGCAGGAGGGTGGAGGTGCCGGGCAAGCCCAACGCCACCGTGGCCGCCTGGGCGCCGCTGAGGCTTACCCAGGACTCGCCGGACTATCCGGCCCTCCTGGTGGCGGTCAACGTGCTCGGTGGCGGTTGGTTGGACTCCCGGCTGGCCCGGCGGATAAGGCACCAGGACGGCACCAGCTACGGGGTGCGGCTTTCGCTGAACGCCTTCGACCCGGACGAGTCCGCCCGGCTGGAGTTCTGGGCCATAGCGGCGCCAGGGGACGTGGAGAGGGTCAGGGAGTCCTTCTACGATGAGGTCAGGCGGGCCCTTGAGGGGGGCTTCACCGCCGAGGAGGTATCCCGGGCCAAGGCGTTCATCCTTGAGGGAGTGAAGGTGGACCGGTCCCAGGACGGCAAGCTGGTCCGTCGGATGGAGAGGGATCTCTACCTGGGGCGAGACTTCGGGTGGCATCGCCGGATGGAGGAGGCGGTGGGGGCGGTGACCTCCGACTCCGCCCTGGAGGCGTTGAGGCGCCACTTGAGGGGGCCCGAGGCCTTCCTGCTGGTGGAGGTGGGTAGCTTTGAGGGCAGGCCCTAG
- a CDS encoding MarR family winged helix-turn-helix transcriptional regulator, giving the protein MKKDIPGHVDAVRRLRADLRQLLRLLGVLDREEARCCGMSLAQCNALLEVASCPGLSVSDLAERLLLDRSTASRLVDRLVSLGLLKRELSPEDRRRVTLTPSEEGWELVGGVERSMDEWFESALTLLSEDERRMVFCGLKLLLKVLDGTSPEGCHVRGPL; this is encoded by the coding sequence TTGAAAAAGGATATTCCGGGGCATGTTGATGCGGTAAGGCGCCTTAGGGCGGACCTAAGGCAGCTTCTCCGCCTCCTTGGGGTATTGGATCGGGAGGAGGCCCGTTGCTGTGGCATGAGCCTGGCCCAATGCAATGCCCTATTAGAGGTGGCCAGCTGTCCAGGCCTGTCAGTGTCCGACCTGGCGGAGAGGCTACTTCTGGACCGCAGCACCGCAAGCCGCCTGGTGGATCGGCTTGTGTCTCTGGGGTTGCTCAAACGGGAGTTGTCGCCGGAGGATCGTAGACGGGTTACACTCACACCCTCCGAAGAAGGCTGGGAGCTGGTTGGTGGGGTGGAGCGGAGCATGGATGAGTGGTTTGAATCCGCCCTCACACTCCTCTCGGAGGACGAGCGCAGGATGGTCTTCTGTGGATTGAAGTTGCTACTCAAGGTACTGGATGGCACATCTCCCGAGGGTTGCCATGTAAGGGGTCCGCTTTGA